Below is a window of Moraxella nasibovis DNA.
CACGGCGGAAACACACAAATGCCACGACCTGTGGCGATGGCAACGATGATGCCTTTGGCTTTGAGTTGGTGTAGGGCGAGCTTGGTGCTGTCTGGGATGCGATTTTCAAATTTGATGTACAGCGTGTCGTCAATGTCAAAAAAGATGATTTTAGGTAGGGTGGGCGTGGTCATGACAAGTCTCATAAAAGCGATGTGTGATTGTATCACAAAAATTTTGGCATTTGGGCGGCTTTGCGGACTTGGACAATGAGATTTGTGCTTAAATGTGATAAAATGGCTCATCACAGCCTGAGAACGAAATGGAGAATTAAGATGAATAATGAAAGCGCTTATCAGAATAATCTGACCGTTGTACAGCATTGTAGGCCAAGCCTGTTGTGGCGATGGTTTGCCAAGATTGCCAGTACGCCACACCCCAGCCATCATGAAGAGACTTTGGCGACTGACATTGTGGCGTGGGCGGTGGGGCAAGGCCTGTCCGCTCGCCGTGATGCGGTGGGTAATGTCATCATCAAAAAGCCTGCCACCAAAGGCATGGAGAGTCGTGAGCCGATTGCTTTGCAGGCGCATTTGGACATGGTACCGCAGGCAAATGCCGAGACGGTGCATGATTTTGCGACAGATCCGCTTGTTTTGCGTTTAAATCCTAACGATAGCGACTGGCTGATGGCGACTGGCACGACTTTGGGGGCGGATAATGGCATTGGCATGGCAAGCTGTCTTGCGGTGTTAGAATCTGAGGATTTGGCGCACCCAGAGCTTGAAGTGCTACTGACCATGACCGAAGAGACGGGCATGGTGGGGGTGTTTGGCTTGCAGGCAGGCGAGCTGACTTCTCGGCTGATGATCAACACCGACACCGAAGAGATTGGCGAGGTGTATGTCGGCTGTGCAGGCGGTATTGATGCCAATGTGTACTTGCCTTGTCAGATGTCCAAGACAGCCTTTGATGGCGGCTTGACTTTGACCGTCAAGGGTTTAAAAGGCGGTCATTCTGGCTTGGACATTCATAAAAATCGTGGCAATGCCATCAAAATCCTTGCACGCATTTTGACGCATATTTTACCCAAATTTCAAGGCAAATTTGCCATCGTCGATTTGACGGCAGGCACTTTACGAAATGCCATTCCCAGAGAGGCGGTCGTGGCTTTGGCGTGCGATGTGGCGGTGCAAGATGAGCTTGCGACTGCACTGCAATCTGCCTTTGACATCGTGCAGCAGGAAATCAATAAAGCCGAGCCAAAACTGCACTGCATCATCACGCCCGCCACCAAAGCCGAACACGCATTGAGCGATGGCGATACTGTGCGCATCATTCATCTGTTAAATGCCTTGCCAAGTGGTGTGGTGCGTTACAGCGATGTGGCGGCAGATACGGTTGAGACTTCGCTGTCTTTTGGTGTGGTGACTTTAAAAGAGGATGGCTTGCATGCCAATCTATTGATTCGCTCGCTGGTGGAGTCTGGCAAAGAGGCGGTGTGTGAGCAGATTGACAGCCTAGCGGCATTGTCAGGGGCGAGAGCAGAATTTACAGGCAGCTATGTGGGCTGGAATCCTGATGAAAATTCTATAATCACGCCTTTGACTCGTCAATTATACGCCCAAGTTTTGGGGCATGAGCCTGCCATCAAAGTCATTCATGCAGGTCTAGAATGCGGTCTGATCAAGCAAAGCCACCCAGACATGGACATCGTCTCCATCGGCCCTACCATCAAAAATGCCCACTCACCTGATGAGATGGTGCATATTGGCAGTGTGGAGACTTACTGGCAAGTATTGACACAGATTTTGGCAAATGCGCCAGTAAAGACACCAAGCTGATGGTAATGCAGGACGACCGCTTGGATGCGCTGCGTGAGCGTTTTTGGGAAAAATATCCGCTAAATCAGCTTAATGACACAGAATGGGAAGCGCTTTGTGATGGCTGTGGCGTGTGCTGTTTGGTGAAATTCTTGGACGATGACGATCCAAAATTTACCGAATACACCGATGTGGCGTGCAAACTTTTGGACTGTGCCACAGGACATTGTTCAAACTATACCAATCGCAAGCAATATGTGCCAGACTGCATTCGTCTGACGGCGGATATGGTGGCGGACATGATGTGGTTGCCACGCCACTGTGCCTATAAACGCCTACATTTGGGGCAAGGTTTGCCACATTGGCATTATTTGCTTGCAGGGCAAAATCGGCACGATGCACAGATGGCAAAAGTAGGCGTGCGTGGTCGCTGTGTGTCTGAGAGCGGTTTTGATGACGATGACATTGAAGAGCGAATCATTCGTTGGGTGAAGATTTGATGCTTTGGGGAATTTTGGCAAAATAACGCTTGAATAATCTGCACAAATCCGCTAAATTAAACCAATATTTTCAAAATTTTTATCAACACAAGTCAATACTGAGGATTTTTGTGATGTCTGATGACAGTTCGTCGGGGAGTTGGAGGCGAGGTCTAAAACGCTGGCTTTCTACCGCCCCTGAAACACGAGATGATTTGTTAAAATTGGTGCAAGAATCTCGCCAATTTTTAGAGCCTGACACGGTGGATATGCTCGAAGGCGTGCTGGATTTGCCTGCCACGCAGGTGCGTGAGATCATGACACCACGCCCACAGCTTGCCGCCATCAGCAGTGATGATGGTATTGCGGACATTTTGTCCGTACTGCTAGAAACGGAGCATTCTCGTTATCCTGTGTTTGACAGTCATGATGACAATGCCATCATCGGTATTTTGCTTGCCAAAGATTTGATTCCGATTTTTGCTAAGCATGCAGAGGGTGTGGATGCGCCATTTGTCCTAAAAGACATCGTCCGAAAACCGCTGTACATCAATGAATCTGCACGCTCGGACACGCTGCTAAGGCTGCTACAAAAAGCCCAAGTGCATATGGCGGTGGTATTGGACGAATTTGGTTCGGTGTCTGGCATTGTGACGATGGAAGATTTGCTTGAAGAGATCGTCGGTGACATCGTCGATGAGCATGACGACATCGATGAAGATAGCACCATCAATCACATCATCGCTCACCCCAATAAAGACGGTGTGTGGCTCATTCAAGCGGCGACGCTCATCAGTGACTGCAACGAGACCATCGGCTCTGAGTTTGATGACGCAGATGTCGATACGATGGGCGGGCTGGTCATGCAGGCGTTGGGTGCGGTCAGTCACTTGGAGGGTGAGACGGTGCAGATTGGCGACTGGCACATCACGGTGGTGGATGTGGAAGGGCGGTTCATTCGCTTGCTGGAAGTGGCGTATCGTCCAGAAGTTCACAGCAGTGACGCCTGATGCTTATGAATGACAAAGGCGTTTTGCTATTGTCAATTCTCAAGTCTAAATTTTGATGAGATGAAGGGCTGATGTCGATCAGCCCTTTTTTATATTTATAAAAAGCGCTTAGGGATCAGCTGTGCTGTGGGCTTGTCCGGGTGTGGTACATCGGCATTTTTTAGGGTGCGCATGATCCACTCGTCTGCGTGCTTGATGGCGCTCACCAAGTCATCGCCCAGTGCCAGTCGCCCAGCGATATGACTGGCAAGCGAGCAGCCAGAGCCGTGAAACTCGCCATCTAGCCGCTCAATGATACTGGTATGCACGATTTGCCCATCGACATACAAAAACTGCTCAATGTCGCCTGTGGTAAAGTCATGCGAGGTCTTGACCAATACCGCCTTGACGCCTTTGTCATTCAAGGCTTTGGCGCAGTCGTGCAAGTCATCAAGCCCTGCCAATGCTCGAAGTTCGTGCGTGTTTGGCGTGATGAGTGTGGCGTGAGGCAAAAGCCGTGCAAAGGCTTTTACCAGCGTGTCTTTGTCGCCAAGACTGCCGCCAGAGTTTGCCACCAAGACAGGGTCCAGCACAAAGGGCGTGCCGTGTGCGATGCTGCCATCGTCAAACAGCTCGCTCATCATGGCGATGTTTTCAACCGTGCCAAGCATACCAGATTTGATGGCTTTGACAGGCAAATCATTCAGCACGGCTAAGCCCTGTGCTCTTAAAAGCTCACTTGATACTGGCTCAAAGCCAAACACCTGCTGAG
It encodes the following:
- a CDS encoding aminoacyl-histidine dipeptidase, encoding MNNESAYQNNLTVVQHCRPSLLWRWFAKIASTPHPSHHEETLATDIVAWAVGQGLSARRDAVGNVIIKKPATKGMESREPIALQAHLDMVPQANAETVHDFATDPLVLRLNPNDSDWLMATGTTLGADNGIGMASCLAVLESEDLAHPELEVLLTMTEETGMVGVFGLQAGELTSRLMINTDTEEIGEVYVGCAGGIDANVYLPCQMSKTAFDGGLTLTVKGLKGGHSGLDIHKNRGNAIKILARILTHILPKFQGKFAIVDLTAGTLRNAIPREAVVALACDVAVQDELATALQSAFDIVQQEINKAEPKLHCIITPATKAEHALSDGDTVRIIHLLNALPSGVVRYSDVAADTVETSLSFGVVTLKEDGLHANLLIRSLVESGKEAVCEQIDSLAALSGARAEFTGSYVGWNPDENSIITPLTRQLYAQVLGHEPAIKVIHAGLECGLIKQSHPDMDIVSIGPTIKNAHSPDEMVHIGSVETYWQVLTQILANAPVKTPS
- a CDS encoding YcgN family cysteine cluster protein; the protein is MQDDRLDALRERFWEKYPLNQLNDTEWEALCDGCGVCCLVKFLDDDDPKFTEYTDVACKLLDCATGHCSNYTNRKQYVPDCIRLTADMVADMMWLPRHCAYKRLHLGQGLPHWHYLLAGQNRHDAQMAKVGVRGRCVSESGFDDDDIEERIIRWVKI
- a CDS encoding CBS domain-containing protein, whose protein sequence is MSDDSSSGSWRRGLKRWLSTAPETRDDLLKLVQESRQFLEPDTVDMLEGVLDLPATQVREIMTPRPQLAAISSDDGIADILSVLLETEHSRYPVFDSHDDNAIIGILLAKDLIPIFAKHAEGVDAPFVLKDIVRKPLYINESARSDTLLRLLQKAQVHMAVVLDEFGSVSGIVTMEDLLEEIVGDIVDEHDDIDEDSTINHIIAHPNKDGVWLIQAATLISDCNETIGSEFDDADVDTMGGLVMQALGAVSHLEGETVQIGDWHITVVDVEGRFIRLLEVAYRPEVHSSDA
- a CDS encoding hydroxymethylpyrimidine/phosphomethylpyrimidine kinase, translating into MRPTVLCFSGLDPSGGAGLQADIESIGAAGAHAAVACTAITVQDSQQVFGFEPVSSELLRAQGLAVLNDLPVKAIKSGMLGTVENIAMMSELFDDGSIAHGTPFVLDPVLVANSGGSLGDKDTLVKAFARLLPHATLITPNTHELRALAGLDDLHDCAKALNDKGVKAVLVKTSHDFTTGDIEQFLYVDGQIVHTSIIERLDGEFHGSGCSLASHIAGRLALGDDLVSAIKHADEWIMRTLKNADVPHPDKPTAQLIPKRFL